From the genome of Monomorium pharaonis isolate MP-MQ-018 chromosome 2, ASM1337386v2, whole genome shotgun sequence, one region includes:
- the LOC105832951 gene encoding tax1-binding protein 3 homolog, with the protein MCAKMAFQHQPGTAMECLSIPITLHKETEINENGEEVMKCGFKIGGGIDQDFTKSPQGYTDNGIYVTEVHDGSPAAKSGLRMHDKILQCNGYDFTMVTHKKAVSYIRKHPVLNLLVARKGVTST; encoded by the exons ATGTGCGCGAAAATGGCCTTTCAGCATCAGCCGGGTACCGCGATGGAGTGCCTAAGC ATACCAATTACATTACACAAAGAGACAGAAATCAATGAAAATGGCGAAGAAGTGATGAAATGTGGATTTAAAATTGGTGGTGGTATCGATCAGGATTTTACAAAAAGTCCACAGGGTTATACGGACAAT GGAATATATGTGACGGAAGTACACGATGGATCACCAGCGGCCAAAAGTGGTCTCAGGAtgcatgataaaattttacagtgtAATGGATATGACTTTACAATGGTAACTCATAAGAAAGCGGTTTCTTATATAAGAAAGCATCCAGTATTAAATCTTCTAGTAGCTCGTAAAGGTGTTACCAGtacttaa